The following DNA comes from Triticum aestivum cultivar Chinese Spring chromosome 3D, IWGSC CS RefSeq v2.1, whole genome shotgun sequence.
AGAACCAAATTATATGATGTAATTCACCACTATTTCTATTAACTTCTCATGTACAAATGTTCACGAGTTCATGTATTAAGTACATTTTATTGTGTCACTTGTGTTTACTCTTTTTAATGCAAGTTTACAGCTACTCGGAGTTCCTAATTGCAGACTCAACTATCTTGACCTACCGATAATCTAATTTGTGGCATTATTACCTTCAGAAAATATTTGCATTTAATTTCATTTATGTATAGGGGTATAAGTTCTTACCAAATGTACTCAAATATACGGTTATtgaaaaaatgcaaatattttcaacacgaacaTGGTTTTAAATGGGTctttgcgccatttggcgcaactggtcatctagtATATATAATTCATGTGATATGCACACCTCCTCTCAGGTTTTTttaaaggaggaagacccccggcctctacatctcggtgatgcatgcagccactttattaatcaCCTCCTCTCAGTTACATATGTCACTGTATATTTAGCTGCATATATATTGTGTATGATGTGCATGAGTGTGAAAAGTACAAGAGTTCCCAACTCTTACCTTACACCTTGTGTTCCATTGGGAGTACATAGACCGACTAAAGAGCATATTTTTGATGGCTCGATCTGCATCATAGACACAAAAAGAGTATATTTATAATGCTAACATAGGACTAATCAAACAAAAAgttgcctttgaaaatgttcaaacCTCCTTTAACAGCAGATCTAGGATCCGCTGCCCATACTGAGAAACAACAGCCTTGCACTCTTGGCTGACTACCCCAGGTGCACCGATCTTTTCATTTATTTGAGTAATTATGGCCTGCATATTTCAATGTTGAACCACTAGGTCTAAGACACACAATGATTAATCTAACAATGGAATATGCACCCACCAGAGTAGAACTATAAAGCATAGATAAGGACATTGCACATATTATGCTTTAAATGGTCTACCAGGTTCTACTTCACTGATCTTCACATTCTGTAATGTACCTATTGATCCAGACATGCTCTTAGAAGTTTTTAGTTTCCAAATTTATTTGTAATAGTTCAAGAGCATCATGCAAAAAAAATCATGTCGTACTGCTTGCCCTTCAGGTGTAATTACCATAATTTAATCAAAATAAAGACTATAAATATAATTTATCAAAGCATACACCTTGTTAGAATGCACATTTCCTCTGCTAAAAGGTAAAACTCGAACCGAAAGCTTATGTTAAGGAATGACTCCTTTAGGTTGCTTCAAATGTTTATTGTGCTGACTTGATATTGTAAAGCCATTTTCCTTGTTTATGAGATTAAGATAAACAGAGGTCACAACCATACTGTGGGACCAGAAAGCAATGAAGTTCCCGAATCTGCTATAGCTGCACAGCGAGACGCACATAATCCTAGTACATAGAGAGTATAAGAAAAAGATTATAAACACTTTGTTATATACAGGTACATTGGGCATGGCTACTTTTTTGATAGGTCAGAGGTTACTACCTGTGGAATTTCCTCCAATCAAGACATCACCCATATCAAACTGCAAAAAGCGAGTCAAGATTTATCAGCACAAATCACTTACCACTTCTTGAATTTTAAAATTACTCAACTAAGTGAAAGAGATACACCTGCCAGTATCCCTTCCTAGTAACAGGGACGTATGTATGATCTCCATTATGATGATTAGGATCAATTCCTCCAAACACAATTTCTCCCCCTTGCCCTTCACCGGCATGTCTGTTCAACCAGAATGTGAAAATAGGGCTACCAACTAGACCTTGGCTAACCATGTTATACCTACAGGTTTTGTTGTGATGTTAGGGATAACGAATATGGTCTACATTTTAAGTAAGATATGCCAATAAATCAGAATAACCCTGAGTGCTGTGTGTGGATCTTAATAATACACCATAAattttgcataaagtaaaatattcACATCTAGTGTTGACATCACCACCAAATATGCACACGATATTTAGATAGAGAGACTTGCTCACCAGACAGGTACAACATCACCTTTTGAGATTTCTTTAAACCCAAGACCAAGAATGCCATCAAATTTTGCAACCATAAAAGTAATACTTGGTTCCCTGGTAGCTTCAATAAAATCCTAACATGGTGCCATAATGAAATTAGTATACTCTAAAATGGGATGCGCATGATCAGATAGCATAAAATAAGTGTGCAATTCGGATGCAGGCATAAACCTGATTTTTCACAACTACACCACCAACTTGCACATTGTCCTGGCTAACATATCTAGAAATTGCACCAGTTCCATATTGAATTGCAACCATTTTTCCTGCCAAGAGGGGAAATAGAAATTATATTCACGAAGTAAACATAATTTGCCTGCTTGCTACAACTTAATGTAAAAAAACAAGCCCAATGCCCAACTGTTCTAAAAAGATCCTAATATAAGAAACATGCACATATAGTGTGTTCGAGCGTCTCCAAAAAGATTGCAAAAAAAAAGAGTCCCAATAAATGGTTATTGGGGCTCTCCCAGTAAATTTTCGGAGGGTTTCCAGGTGGAGTATTTTTTTAGAGCCCCAATAAAAGTTTTATGCCTAACTTTGACCATTAATTCTATATGCCTAGCTTTGACCATTAATTTTACCAATAAAAAGTGAGTTATATGCCACAAAAATTATGTCATTGGATGCACATTTGAAAGAACTTTCCGATGATATATTTTTGATAACATATAACCCATATTTTGTGATCAAAATTAcaagtcaaagtttgacacaaaaaaCGAAGTGGCCTTGtacagaaatggagggagtattattattattttattattaatATTATTGTTGTTGCTGCTACGATGGTAGTTGACCAATACGGTTGTTGTTGCTTTCTCCGTTGGGGGCAACTACCATAGTATTTTTTTATTAATATTATTGATGTTGCTCAATACGGTTGTTGACCATGTCGTCCGACCATCTCAAACGACTTTCATGCAAGGTAGAAATATACTCGACGGAGTTGTAATCCTACATGAGACCGTTCACGAGATGCACCGTAAAAAAATAGTGGAGTAGTTTTCAAAATTGACTTTAGAAAGGCGTACAACAAGGTCGAATAGTCAT
Coding sequences within:
- the LOC123078729 gene encoding phytepsin isoform X4, translated to MGTPRLALHLLLLSSVLLFDALLATPAEGLVRVALKKRPVDDAQLLVALGGNAEAKGHVVALKNYHNAQYHGEIGIGTPPQNFTVIFDTGSSNLWVPSSKCFLSIACYFHASYKAKRSSTYKKNGKMVAIQYGTGAISRYVSQDNVQVGGVVVKNQDFIEATREPSITFMVAKFDGILGLGFKEISKGDVVPVWYNMVSQGLVGSPIFTFWLNRHAGEGQGGEIVFGGIDPNHHNGDHTYVPVTRKGYWQFDMGDVLIGGNSTGLCASRCAAIADSGTSLLSGPTAIITQINEKIGAPGVVSQECKAVVSQYGQRILDLLLKEIEPSKICSLVGLCTPNGTQGVRWCAV